The following are encoded in a window of Panthera leo isolate Ple1 chromosome B2, P.leo_Ple1_pat1.1, whole genome shotgun sequence genomic DNA:
- the DDX43 gene encoding probable ATP-dependent RNA helicase DDX43 isoform X1 produces the protein MSRQEADANASSWVVATRRSSAVSRAPERRPTEDSNRRGQGVPKGGRGGGWRNSSGLPQPVAPGARESPLCFGLKNMWVGAVIGRGGSKIKDIQSTTNTKIQIIKGYPDAQVRIFGSKGMKAKAKTAIDNVVKQQESYSLKPRIDIVAFQPSVGRDLRTEGNSTENQPLIDWDQIREDALKWKKKKWEDLPAIKKNFYKESEATSSMSQEQVESWRKENYNIMCDDLKNGQKRQIPNPTCTFEDAFKHYPEVMENIKKAGFRKPTPIQSQTWPIVLQGIDLIGVSQTGTGKTLSYLMPGFIHLDLQPVIREKRNGPGMLVLIPTRELALQVQAECSKYSYKGLKSVCIYGGGDRNGQIQELKKGVDIIIATPGRLNDLQMNNFVDLRSITYLVLDEADKMLDMGFEPQIMKILLDVRPDRQTIMTSATWPYAVRRLAQSYLKEPMIVYVGTLDLIAVSTVKQNIIVTTEEEKRSHIQTFLENMSPKDKVIVFVSRKAVADHLSSDLILQHISVESLHGNREQKDREKALENFKTGKIRILIATDLGSRGLDVHDITHVYNYDFPRNIEEYVHRVGRTGRAGKTGMSITLITRNDWRIAGELINILERTHQNVPDELMAMAERYKANKLRREMEKLGKPQGKPKKCYY, from the exons ATGTCGAGGCAAGAAGCAGACGCCAACGCCTCCTCGTGGGTCGTTGCGACCCGACGAAGCTCGGCAGTGTCCCGGGCTCCAGAAAGGAGGCCGACGGAGGATTCAAATCGAAGAGGTCAGGGGGTCCCTAAGGGCGGCAGAGGTGGCGGCTGGAGGAATTCCTCCGGTCTTCCGCAGCCTGTGGCGCCTGGTGCCCGCGAATCGCCGCTCTGCTTTGGACTGAAGAACATGTGGGTTGGCGCTGTGATCG gtCGTGGTGggtcaaaaataaaagacatacaaagtacaacaaacacaaaaatacag ATAATAAAAGGTTATCCTGATGCACAGGTCAGGATATTCGGTAGCAAGGGTATGAAGGCCAAGGCCAAAACAGCGATAGATAATGTTGTTAAACAACAAGAAAGTTACAGTTTAAAGCCTAGAATTG atattGTTGCTTTCCAACCTTCTGTTGGAAGAGATTTAAGGACAGAGGGTAATAGTACAGAGAATCAGCCATTGATTGATTGGGATCAAATTCGAGAAGATgctttgaaatggaaaaagaaaaagtgggaag ACTTACCtgcaattaagaaaaatttttacaaGGAGTCAGAAGCAACAAGTTCAATGTCACAAGAGCAAGTAGAAAGTTGGAG gaaagaaaattataatataatgtgtGATGACTTGAAAAATGGTCAGAAGCGTCAGATACCAAATCCTACCTGTACTTTTGAGGACGCCTTTAAACATTACCCTGAGGttatggaaaacattaaaaaggcagGTTTCAGGAAGCCGACACCAATTCAG tCACAGACATGGCCAATAGTCCTACAAGGAATAGATCTTATAGGAGTATCCCAAACTGGAACAGGGAAGACATTGTCCTACCTAATGCCTGGATTCATCCATCTCGATTTACAGCCTGT aattagagaaaaaaggaacgGACCCGGAATGTTAGTCCTTATACCCACTAGGGAATTAGCTCTTCAAGTACAAGCGGAATGTTCTAAGTATTCATATAAAGGCCTTAAAAG tgtttgtataTATGGTGGAGGAGATAGAAATGGTCAGATACAAGAACTGAAAAAAGGAGTAGATATTATTATTGCAACTCCTGGAAGACTGAATGATCTACAAATGAATAACTTTGTCGACCTCAGAAGCATAACTTACTTG GTATTAGATGAAGCTGACAAGATGCTGgacatgggatttgaaccccagaTAATGAAGATTTTATTAGATGTGCGCCCAGACAGGCAGACAATTATGACAAG TGCAACATGGCCATATGCTGTCCGTCGACTTGCACAGTCTTATTTAAAAGAGCCCATGATTGTATATGTTGGTACTTTGGACCTAATT GCAGTAAGTACGGTGAAACAAAACATAATTGTCACCACAGAAGAAGAGAAGCGATCTCATATCCAAACTTTTCTAGAAAACATGTCTCCCAAAGACAAAGTCATCGTGTTTGTTAGTAGAAAAGCTGT TGCCGATCACTTATCAAGTGACCTGATCCTGCAACATATATCAGTGGAGTCCCTTCACGgcaacagagaacagaaagaccGAGAGAAAGcattagaaaactttaaaacag GTAAAATAAGAATACTGATTGCCACAGACTTAGGATCTCGAGGTCTTGATGTCCACGACATCACACATGTTTATAATTACGATTTCCCCCGGAACATTGAAGAATATGTACATAGAGTAGGCCGCACAGGAAGGGCAGG GAAGACTGGAATGTCTATTACCCTCATCACTAGAAATGACTGGAGGATCGCTGGTGAGTTAATTAACATTCTGGAAAGAACACATCAG AATGTCCCAGATGAACTTATGGCAATGGCCGAGAGATACAAGGCAAATAAactgagaagagaaatggaaaaattgggAAAACCCCAAGGAAAACCTAAGAAATGTTATTACTAA
- the DDX43 gene encoding probable ATP-dependent RNA helicase DDX43 isoform X2: MSRQEADANASSWVVATRRSSAVSRAPERRPTEDSNRRGQGVPKGGRGGGWRNSSGLPQPVAPGARESPLCFGLKNMWVGAVIGRGGSKIKDIQSTTNTKIQIIKGYPDAQVRIFGSKGMKAKAKTAIDNVVKQQESYSLKPRIDLPAIKKNFYKESEATSSMSQEQVESWRKENYNIMCDDLKNGQKRQIPNPTCTFEDAFKHYPEVMENIKKAGFRKPTPIQSQTWPIVLQGIDLIGVSQTGTGKTLSYLMPGFIHLDLQPVIREKRNGPGMLVLIPTRELALQVQAECSKYSYKGLKSVCIYGGGDRNGQIQELKKGVDIIIATPGRLNDLQMNNFVDLRSITYLVLDEADKMLDMGFEPQIMKILLDVRPDRQTIMTSATWPYAVRRLAQSYLKEPMIVYVGTLDLIAVSTVKQNIIVTTEEEKRSHIQTFLENMSPKDKVIVFVSRKAVADHLSSDLILQHISVESLHGNREQKDREKALENFKTGKIRILIATDLGSRGLDVHDITHVYNYDFPRNIEEYVHRVGRTGRAGKTGMSITLITRNDWRIAGELINILERTHQNVPDELMAMAERYKANKLRREMEKLGKPQGKPKKCYY, encoded by the exons ATGTCGAGGCAAGAAGCAGACGCCAACGCCTCCTCGTGGGTCGTTGCGACCCGACGAAGCTCGGCAGTGTCCCGGGCTCCAGAAAGGAGGCCGACGGAGGATTCAAATCGAAGAGGTCAGGGGGTCCCTAAGGGCGGCAGAGGTGGCGGCTGGAGGAATTCCTCCGGTCTTCCGCAGCCTGTGGCGCCTGGTGCCCGCGAATCGCCGCTCTGCTTTGGACTGAAGAACATGTGGGTTGGCGCTGTGATCG gtCGTGGTGggtcaaaaataaaagacatacaaagtacaacaaacacaaaaatacag ATAATAAAAGGTTATCCTGATGCACAGGTCAGGATATTCGGTAGCAAGGGTATGAAGGCCAAGGCCAAAACAGCGATAGATAATGTTGTTAAACAACAAGAAAGTTACAGTTTAAAGCCTAGAATTG ACTTACCtgcaattaagaaaaatttttacaaGGAGTCAGAAGCAACAAGTTCAATGTCACAAGAGCAAGTAGAAAGTTGGAG gaaagaaaattataatataatgtgtGATGACTTGAAAAATGGTCAGAAGCGTCAGATACCAAATCCTACCTGTACTTTTGAGGACGCCTTTAAACATTACCCTGAGGttatggaaaacattaaaaaggcagGTTTCAGGAAGCCGACACCAATTCAG tCACAGACATGGCCAATAGTCCTACAAGGAATAGATCTTATAGGAGTATCCCAAACTGGAACAGGGAAGACATTGTCCTACCTAATGCCTGGATTCATCCATCTCGATTTACAGCCTGT aattagagaaaaaaggaacgGACCCGGAATGTTAGTCCTTATACCCACTAGGGAATTAGCTCTTCAAGTACAAGCGGAATGTTCTAAGTATTCATATAAAGGCCTTAAAAG tgtttgtataTATGGTGGAGGAGATAGAAATGGTCAGATACAAGAACTGAAAAAAGGAGTAGATATTATTATTGCAACTCCTGGAAGACTGAATGATCTACAAATGAATAACTTTGTCGACCTCAGAAGCATAACTTACTTG GTATTAGATGAAGCTGACAAGATGCTGgacatgggatttgaaccccagaTAATGAAGATTTTATTAGATGTGCGCCCAGACAGGCAGACAATTATGACAAG TGCAACATGGCCATATGCTGTCCGTCGACTTGCACAGTCTTATTTAAAAGAGCCCATGATTGTATATGTTGGTACTTTGGACCTAATT GCAGTAAGTACGGTGAAACAAAACATAATTGTCACCACAGAAGAAGAGAAGCGATCTCATATCCAAACTTTTCTAGAAAACATGTCTCCCAAAGACAAAGTCATCGTGTTTGTTAGTAGAAAAGCTGT TGCCGATCACTTATCAAGTGACCTGATCCTGCAACATATATCAGTGGAGTCCCTTCACGgcaacagagaacagaaagaccGAGAGAAAGcattagaaaactttaaaacag GTAAAATAAGAATACTGATTGCCACAGACTTAGGATCTCGAGGTCTTGATGTCCACGACATCACACATGTTTATAATTACGATTTCCCCCGGAACATTGAAGAATATGTACATAGAGTAGGCCGCACAGGAAGGGCAGG GAAGACTGGAATGTCTATTACCCTCATCACTAGAAATGACTGGAGGATCGCTGGTGAGTTAATTAACATTCTGGAAAGAACACATCAG AATGTCCCAGATGAACTTATGGCAATGGCCGAGAGATACAAGGCAAATAAactgagaagagaaatggaaaaattgggAAAACCCCAAGGAAAACCTAAGAAATGTTATTACTAA